One Aegilops tauschii subsp. strangulata cultivar AL8/78 chromosome 7, Aet v6.0, whole genome shotgun sequence genomic window carries:
- the LOC109754411 gene encoding histone H3.2 — protein MARTKQTARKSTGGKAPRKQLATKAARKSAPATGGVKKPHRFRPGTVALREIRKYQKSTELLIRKLPFQRLVREIAQDFKTDLRFQSSAVSALQEAAEAYLVGLFEDTNLCAIHAKRVTIMPKDIQLARRIRGERA, from the coding sequence ATGGCCCGCACGAAGCAGACGGCCCGCAAGTCCACCGGCGGCAAGGCGCCGAGGAAGCAGCTCGCCACCAAGGCGGCGCGCAAGTCGGCGCCGGCCACCGGCGGCGTGAAGAAGCCCCACCGCTTCAGGCCGGGAACCGTCGCCCTCCGCGAGATCCGCAAGTACCAGAAGAGCACGGAGCTGCTCATCCGCAAGCTCCCCTTCCAGCGCCTCGTCCGTGAGATCGCGCAGGACTTCAAGACCGACCTCCGCTTCCAGAGCTCCGCCGTCTCCGCCCTGCAGGAGGCCGCCGAGGCCTACCTCGTCGGGCTGTTCGAGGACACCAACCTCTGCGCCATCCACGCCAAGCGCGTCACCATCATGCCCAAGGACATCCAGCTCGCCCGCCGCATCCGAGGGGAGAGGGCCTAG